Below is a window of Flavobacterium sp. CFS9 DNA.
GATGATAACGGTATGTGTACTACTTCTTCTGCGATTGCAATTACAGTAAATACTCCCGTTAATCAATCACCTTCAGCAGCCATTACTGCTCCTGCTAATAATACTGTATTTACTGCTCCTGCAAGTATTACAATCGATGCTGTAGCAGCCGATACTGACGGAACAATTTCTAAAGTAGAATTCTATAACGGAACAACTTTATTATCGACTTCGACAACCAGCCCGTATACATACAATTGGCAAAATGTGGCTGCAGGAACGTATGCCATAACGGTAAAATCATACGATAACGCAAATGCAACCGCAACATCAGCTGTGGTAAACATAGTCGTTACTAATAATCAGGCTCCGACGGTGAATGTTACTTCTCCTGTTAACAATGCTACCTTCATTGCTCCTCCAAGTATTACGATCAATGCCACAGCAGCCGATTCAGACGGAACAATTTCTAAAGTAGAATTCTATAACGGAGCAACTTTATTATCGACTTCGACAACCAGTCCGTATACATACAATTGGAAAAATGTGCCTGCAGGAACTTATCAGATAGTCGCAAAAGCCACAGATAATAATGGAACCGAGACCAGCTCTACTCCTGTAACTATTGTTGTAAAAACCAGTCCAACTATTAGTATGATTTCTTCTTCCGAAAATAATCAGGTGGTAGATACCGGAAAGGACATTTTGTTCAATTTTAATGTAACTGATCCTGATGCTGTATTATCATCTATTGTCATTAAAGACAACGGGGAAATAATTTCAACAATAAACAAATCTCCTTATTCATTTGTTCTTACTAATATAAGTTCGGGAGACCATTATTTTACAGCAATTGCTGTTCTTGAAAATGGCACTGAATACACATTTGCAAGTTTGAATATAGTGAGTAAAAATTGCAAAAGTATGACATGGAATACCTCAACTGATTATTTAATTGGGGATCAGGTAATCTATCAGGACATTATTTACAGGGCTTTGATAATTAACCAAAACAAACGACCTGATCAGGATCAATCCACTTGGTCTAAGATAGGGGTTTGTGAAAATCTGGCAGTTAAAAATCCTCCTGTAGTTAAACCTAAATACATGTTATACCCAAATCCATGCACTACCCATTTCAATATCAAATTTATTGATTGCGAAGGGAAGAGTTTTTACTATAGCATAATGGATGTAAACAGCAGAATCTTAAGAGAGCAAAAAAGCGAACCTATCAACAATGCTGTATTTGAGAAAGAAGTAACCATCCAGGGATTACCTTCCGGAACATACATAGTACACATTCATTTAGATGAGAGGATATATAGCGAAAAAATAATTATCATAGAAAAGCCTTCTATGTATAAGAAAAAGAAATAATGCTTTTTATTCTCATTTTATATTGCACAGAAAACAATAATTAATGCTCGTAGATTTTAGGAGTTATGCAATTCTGACGTTTTAAAATATCACATCAACAACTTTTCTATTCAGTAGAAAAGTTTAAATAAACCCCAAATTAAATGAAAAAAATACATTTTTTAATCGCATTCTTTGGTGCTCTTACAGCTTATTCGCAACAAACTGCCGACACTACAGCGCCCAAAAAATTAAAAGAGATACAGATCATTAAAGAACGTTACGCCAAGTCGACGCAGGATACGGAACGCATTTCGCAAAAGGAAATAGAATTTCAAAAAAGCCAAAATACTGCCGATTTACTAGCCAACACTGGTACAGTAGCGGTTCAGAAATCGCAACAAGGTGGAGGAAGCCCAATACTAAGAGGGTTTGAAGCCAATAAGATTCTGCTTCTGGTGGACGGAATCAGAATGAACAACCTTATTTACAGAGCGGGACATCTACAAAATATCATTACAGTTGACGAAAATTCGCTGGAACAGATTGATGTTCTTTTCGGACCTGCATCTACTATTTTTGGGAGCGATGCGTTGGGTGGTGCCATCAATATGAGAACCAAAAACCCCATGTTTCTGTCCCAAACTGATAACAAAGTGTTTTCAGGAAATGTAATGTCAAGATACAACAGTGCCAATATGGGATTTACACAACATTTTGATATTAATTTTGCAGGTAAAAGATGGAGTTCTCTATCCTCTTTCTCGTATAATAATTACGGCGATTTGAGAATGGGGGCCAATGCTAATGGAAAAAATGGATCTTTTGGCGAGCGTCCTCAATATGTTGAAACTACGAATAATGTAGATAATCTGATACAGAATGAGAATCCGCTTATTCAGAAGTTTTCCGGATATAAGCAATATAATGCCATGCAAAAGATCCTTTTTCAACAGGATGAAGATACACAGCACAGCTTGAATCTGCAGTATTCGTCTTCTTCAGATGTGCCTAGATACGATCGCCTTACAGATCCATCGTGTTCGGGGCTGAAATATGCTGTTTGGAATTATGGTCCGCAAAAAAGATTCCTTTCGGCTTATAAATTTTCGAAACAAAAAGCCTTGTTCGACAGTGATATGAATCTTGGAGTGAGCTATCAAAATATTGAAGAAAGCAGAATCTCAAGAAAATTTAACGATGATAAAACTAAAAGCCAGGTCGAAAAAGTAAATGTATTTGCTTTTAATGCAGATTTCAGAAGAAAACTGGGCAAGGGTGATTTGCTTTACGGAACCGAATTCTTTTATGATAATCTGAACTCGACTGCTACCAGTTCAAACCGTATCACCGGTATTGTGACTCCGACAGATACTCGTTACCCAAACGGTATAAATCATACCTTTAGAGCAGATGTTTTTGCAACTTATAATGAAAAAATAAACGAAACTACTTTCTATAATTTGGGTATTCGTACCGGTTATTCTGCCTTAAAAAGCACTATTGCCAATAATTCTTTTTTCCAACTTCCATATGATATCATCAAGCAGGACAACTTCACGTATAGCGCTACTGCCGGAATTGCGAAGAATATTCAGAGTACTAAATTGGTTTTCAATTTGGCTTCGGGCTACAGAGTCCCAAATGTAGATGATTTAGGAAAACTTTTCGAATCAGTGCCCGGAACCTTGATTGTCCCTAATCGAAATATTGCTCCTGAGAAATCAGTAACCGCCGATTTAACTGTAACATTCGGACAGGGAAAGAGAATTCAGCTTGACAATACGGTTTATTATACCCGCCTTTTTGATGCCATTGTTACCGATCATTTTTTATATAATGGACAGAGTTCGGTGATTTACGAAGGAGTGCAAAGCGAGGTGTTTGCTATGCAAAACAAAGGAAATGCTTACATAGGAGGTCTTTCTTCCACCCTGAAAATGGCTATCACAAAACCACTTGGAGTTTATGGTACGGTAACTTTTACCAAAGGGGAAATAATGGACCGTGCGGGGAATACTCCTTTGGATCATATCTCTCCAATGTATGGAAAAGCAGGATTGAAATATGAAAATAAAGTGATGCTTCTGGATTTCTATACGTTATTTAATGGTAAGAAAGACATCAGTGATTATTCTATGAATGGTGAGGACAACGAAAAATATGCTCCTAAAGGAGGTATGCCTGCATGGCAAACGATTAATTTTAAAACAGCCTTTTTTATCAATAAAAATCTGTCGGTTTATGCCGGAATTGAAAATATTTTAGACCTACAGTATCGCGTTTTTGCATCGGGTATCAATGCATCGGGCAGAAATATATCTGTGGCAGCAAAATATCACTTCTAATACAAAATTCCCATTTCTGTTTTTTACAAATCTAAACTCCTTTCACCACAATAAAAGGATTGCATAATTTTAAAAAAAGCGATGTGATGTAAAAACACAAAAAAGTAATTTGTTGTTCCCTTGAATAAAAAGACATCTATTCCTATAAATAAAACAGGGGGAGTTGTTTTTTTTAGACAACTTATCTTTTTGTAAAAGTAAATGGCTAAGTACTTTTAATACTTAGCCATCTATGAACAAGTTATGCAATTTGTTTTTTCTAAAAACTACTGTTTAAAATTTATAGTTTAACCCTGCACTGATAATTCCTCTATGTCCAAATCCTGCTTCTACAAATCCACCAAATTTTTTACCTATGCGAAGACCTGCAGGATTAACCTGAAAAGCAAAATCTATAGTATTGTCTTTAGTGATTACTTCGTTAGGTGCTTTTTTAGTATACTTGTTCAAAATAACACCTGCAGCGGCCGAACCGTAAAAATCCAGCCATTCTGTTTTTATGTAACTAAACGACAATACTGGCATGGCCATAAAATAGAGATTGGTTCTCTTAGCAACAGGTTTGTTGTTTTTATCGATTTGTTCGATTTGTTCCTGCTGAAAAGCAAGATCCCCCCCTACTCTTATTCGTTCGGTGATTTGATTTCTATAACCCAAGCCTACGTTTCCAAAAGATGTTATCCTATCTGGTTTTTGCCCTAAAAATGCAGAAGATAGTATCTCCGTAAAACCTTCTCTAAAAGTCATCGGTATACCGTCGCTATAGGTTACATTTAATTCATGTTTACCAGTTTCTTGTGCATTTACTGCAATTGAACTGATTGTTAAAAAAATTGCGCATACAATAATTGACTTTTTCATTTGTTTTAATTACTTTATAGTTAATAAATTTAAAATCGCGGCAAGAATATTTTATATTGCCTTATTATTAATACGCTAAAAATTAAAATACCCCTATACGCTGCTATAAAATTTTAAAATACCCCTACTTTTTATGATATGAATGAGGACCTAAAGCATTTTAAACAATTGTTCAGCGAGCTTTATCAGCCCTTATGCAATTATGCCTATAAGTATCTTCAGGATAGGGATGAAAGTGAAGATGTGGTGCAGGAACTGATGATAAAAATATGGGAAACCCGCAAGGATTTACTTTCTGAAAAGAGTCTCAAATATTACCTGTATATAGCTGTTAAGAACCGATGTATATCCATTCTGAGAAAAAAAACCTATATGCTTGACATTGATGAAATGTCTATCGATATTACCGAAGAAATCCAAGAAACGAAGCCCTTACCAGAAGCAAACCAACTTATAGAAGATGCATTTAAAGGAATTTCTCCAAAATGTCTTGAAATTTTTAAACTGAGCCGTATTGAAAAATTAAGCTATAAACAAATTGCAGAGAAATTAGAAATATCAGTAAAAACAGTAGAAAATCAGATGGGCAAAGCCATCAGACATATACGAGAGTTTGTTAAACAGCATCCCAACTTAATTATTTTCTTTAAAATATGGTATTTTAGTTATTATATAGTGGGGGTTTTAAAAGAATTTGTGTTTTATTTAAAAGAGGTATAACCATGGACAGCCAAGATATTAATGTATTGTTAGCAAAACATTTTTCAGGAGAAACTAAACCTGAGGAAGAAGCTGTATTAATGAATTGGATAAAAAACAATCCTGACGAATATATTTCGCTTAAGATTTTTTTTGCAGAAAGTCAGCCATTAGACTCTCCTCAGTTATTTGAAACAGGGAATGCCTGGAACCGCATAGCGCCAAATTTATCATCCACAAAGCCAACCGTATTTCAGTTGTACAAAAAATACATCTACGCAACGGCAGTTGCCGCCGTTTTCATTTTAATAAGTACGTTCGCCTTCTTGTATGCAAATACCGAGATAACTGTTCAAACCGCTAATGGACAGGTAAAAAGTATCGAATTGAGTGATGGTTCTTTAGTTACTTTGAATGACAACTCGAGTATTACCTATAAAAGATTTCTGTGGAACAACCGTACTGTCAGCTTAAATGGAGAAGCTTTCTTTGAAGTAAAACACGACGAGAGCAAGCCTTTTTCTGTAAATACAGGCACTCTATCAGTAAAAGTTTTAGGAACCTCTTTTGTTGTAACAACAAAAGAAAAAGAAAAATCGGTAGCAGTAATTACAGGAAAAGTCAAGGTTACCGCCACTCCTACCAGTCAAACAGTCATTTTGGAGAAAAAACAAGCGGTTCATTATGTTTCCAACAGATTAATTAAAAGTGACACAGCCAACAAAAACTTACTCTCCTGGAAAACAAAGTCACTTTCTTTCGAAAATACTCCACTTCAAAAAGCTTTTCAGGATATTGAAGATTGTTATCATATTAAAATACAGGTGGAAGGCAAAATCTCTGATTCCTGCACCGTTACCACAAATTTCAAGAACGAATCCATAAAAGAAATATTGGAAGAATTCCGTTTATTGTTTGGACTTAGTTATACCCAAAAAGGCAATACTGTTTGGGTGAAAAACATATCGTGTGAAAAGTAATTCTTTTATAAATAACGGGTTAATCATTATATGCTCTTTTGTCTTTTTCTTTTGTGCCGGATCTGTACAAGCACAAAAAACAAGCCTGCTGGAAAAAAAGATCACTATCCAAATAGAAAATGATAGTATCGGAGCCTATATTACTGCCATTATAGCACAAGGCGCAAATTTATCCCTAAGCAATAACAAACTTCATCTTGGCAAAAAGATAAAGATCAGCAAAGGAACTTATAAATTAGGGACACTGCTAAATCTTCTTTTTGCAACAGAATCAGTAAAATTTCTGGAGAGAGATGATAAAATAATTATTTACACCGTTTCGCGAGCTCCTTCCCCCTTTACTATTAGCGGATTTGTTTATGCTGGAGACAGTAAAGAAGCACTACCCTACGCTACCGTTCGGGTGTTAAATACAAATATAGCTGTTAATTGTAATGATTACGGCTATTATACGCTAACATTGCCCGAAAACAAGTACATCATAAATGCGAGTTATACCGGTTTTACTTCACAAACAGATACGATACTGGTAAACAAAACCATTAAAAAAAACTTCAATCTTGAAATGGGACTATCCCTTGCTCCGGTTGAAATTAAGTCATCCAAAAAACCTTTAAATGAGATTTCCAGTATCGTCGATACGCAGCATGTTAACACTCTTCCCTTTCTAATGGGGCAATCAGACCCGCTAAAACTTCTTACTCTAAAACCGGGCACCTATGGCACTTCTTTAAATGTAAGAGGAGGCTCGAGCGATCAGAATCTGGTTTTATTAGATGGTGTTCCTATTTACAATTACAATCATTTTACGAGTTTATTATCTATTTTCGATTCGCAGGCCATCAAACAAATAAGTTTTTTCAAAGGCGGCTTTCCAGCTCGTTACGAAGGAAGGCTATCGTCGGTCATAGATGTTAAAACAAAAGATGGCGACATGCAATCCTACCATGGGGCTGCCAATATTGGCTTACTAACGGGTTCTGCGATGATTGAAGGACCTATCATAAAAGACAAGATGTCCTTTATGATTAGTGCAAGAAGAAGCTGGATTGATGCTTTGACCAAAGCGATTTTTGATCAGGATATTAATTTTAAATACCGGATGTATGATGCCTATTTTAAAATTAACTATTTTATTAATTCCTCCAACCGACTGTATCTTGGCGCCTATACCGGCGGAGATCTTATTCGTGTAAATTTCTTTTCTTCCGAAGCACCTCAGCTTACCTGGAACAACAGAACACTTTCTTTGCGCTGGAACAGGGTATACAATCCCAGACTGTTTCAGAATTCGGTTCTAATGCTAAGCAACTACAACAACCTGTTTGCCAATGAAGATGAAAAAGGAACCAGAAAGTTTCGCATTACAGATATAGGTATCGAAAACAACCTGAATTATCACTGGTCGTCATTCCTAAATAGTGCGATAGGTTTACGAATAAACATGACCTATTTTTCCAATAACACTATTGAGCGTGATCAATTGATAAAGTCACTACATTTCAAAACCTACTGGGACAATGATATAACGCTGTCTGATAAAGTTCGAATAAAAGCGGGTCTTCATTACGCAACTTTTTTAACTAAAAACAAGGTTTATAAATCTTTTCAGCCTCGTACCAGTTTGGTTTATAAATACAACACTTCTAATAGTCTTTTTGCCTCCTATGCCATAATGGAGCAATTTTATCATCAAATTGCCAGGAACACCTATGCCTTACCTTCAGATTTACGCATGCCGAGTACCGATCTATTACCTCCGGAAAAAGCTTTTATTTATGAGGCAGGCTATGAAAAAACTTTAGACAAAGGATACATCAGACTACAATTTTACCAAAAAAAAGTATCCAATATTTTAATGTACCCACCCCTTTATGATGCTTCAGATCAGGACAAAACAGAATCCCCTCTAATCGGGTTTGGCAATTCAAGAGGCCTGGAACTTGAATTTTCCAAGCAGTTCAAAAAGTTTGATGTACAGGCATCGTATACCCTGAGCAAATCGACATTGAGATTTCCCGCAATAAATAATGGTCAGACGTTTAATTCTCCAAACGATATAACCCATCAAATAAAAGGAGCTGTTATCTGGAATATTAATCAATCCTGGGTCATATCCACCATGTTTAATTATAGTTCCGGTGTTTTAATCTCGGCGCCAGACTCTTTTTCCTATAATGACAAAAAAGACTCGTACCCAGTAGATCCAAACCAAAGCAACGAAATATCAAGACCTAATAACTACCGTTTACCGAGAAATTACAATGTAGATGTTGGCGTCTCAAAAACAAAAAAAACGAAATCCGGCAACCAAAACAGATTGTATTTTGGAATTAACAATCTCATAGGACAATCTCCACCGTTTATCATTGAAACAAGTTTAAGTAATGGCACCTTTAACTTAGAACAGGTCAGAATGTTTAAATATTTTCCTTACGTTGGATATACTTATACTTTTGGTACGGGTAAAGAAAAATTAAACTAATTTCCGGAATCTCTGAAAAACAAAGCATAAAAAAACCGCTTCACTATATGAAACGGTCTCATCTAAATCGATTAAAGGTTATTTCCCTTTTTGCCCTTTTTCTAAGTATTCTACTTTTTCTTTTTCAGCCTGAAGCAAACGCTCGTAAAGTTCAACCACTTTATCGAGAGGATTAAAAGCACAATGGTGGTTGCCAAAATTATTATTTGGACTATCATTAAAAGTATTAAAATAACTGATCATAGCTTCATCTGAAAAATTTTTAATTGCTTCAACAGTAACTCCTAAAGCGTTGGCTACTGCCAAAAGCTTGTCATCATCCAGTGTTTCACTGTTTTCAATGTTCGAAACCGCCTGCTGGCTTGTACCTAAAGCCTGCGCCAATGCTTCCTGTTTCATATCACGAAGTTCACGAATACGGCTAATTTTTCGCCCTATGTGATTTGGTTTTGTTAGTGTGCTCATAATTCAAAGATAATAATTAAGTTTTATAACCAGCAACAGGTAAAAAACATATTCAGTAATGTAGATTACCCCTAGAAGGTGGTTCGTTGTCACTTTAGATTACAAATATATTCTTTTTCTTACAAAAAAAGTTACAGTATATTCTTTTTTTAATAGCTGCTCC
It encodes the following:
- a CDS encoding TonB-dependent receptor plug domain-containing protein, with protein sequence MKKIHFLIAFFGALTAYSQQTADTTAPKKLKEIQIIKERYAKSTQDTERISQKEIEFQKSQNTADLLANTGTVAVQKSQQGGGSPILRGFEANKILLLVDGIRMNNLIYRAGHLQNIITVDENSLEQIDVLFGPASTIFGSDALGGAINMRTKNPMFLSQTDNKVFSGNVMSRYNSANMGFTQHFDINFAGKRWSSLSSFSYNNYGDLRMGANANGKNGSFGERPQYVETTNNVDNLIQNENPLIQKFSGYKQYNAMQKILFQQDEDTQHSLNLQYSSSSDVPRYDRLTDPSCSGLKYAVWNYGPQKRFLSAYKFSKQKALFDSDMNLGVSYQNIEESRISRKFNDDKTKSQVEKVNVFAFNADFRRKLGKGDLLYGTEFFYDNLNSTATSSNRITGIVTPTDTRYPNGINHTFRADVFATYNEKINETTFYNLGIRTGYSALKSTIANNSFFQLPYDIIKQDNFTYSATAGIAKNIQSTKLVFNLASGYRVPNVDDLGKLFESVPGTLIVPNRNIAPEKSVTADLTVTFGQGKRIQLDNTVYYTRLFDAIVTDHFLYNGQSSVIYEGVQSEVFAMQNKGNAYIGGLSSTLKMAITKPLGVYGTVTFTKGEIMDRAGNTPLDHISPMYGKAGLKYENKVMLLDFYTLFNGKKDISDYSMNGEDNEKYAPKGGMPAWQTINFKTAFFINKNLSVYAGIENILDLQYRVFASGINASGRNISVAAKYHF
- a CDS encoding RNA polymerase sigma-70 factor, which gives rise to MNEDLKHFKQLFSELYQPLCNYAYKYLQDRDESEDVVQELMIKIWETRKDLLSEKSLKYYLYIAVKNRCISILRKKTYMLDIDEMSIDITEEIQETKPLPEANQLIEDAFKGISPKCLEIFKLSRIEKLSYKQIAEKLEISVKTVENQMGKAIRHIREFVKQHPNLIIFFKIWYFSYYIVGVLKEFVFYLKEV
- a CDS encoding FecR family protein — encoded protein: MDSQDINVLLAKHFSGETKPEEEAVLMNWIKNNPDEYISLKIFFAESQPLDSPQLFETGNAWNRIAPNLSSTKPTVFQLYKKYIYATAVAAVFILISTFAFLYANTEITVQTANGQVKSIELSDGSLVTLNDNSSITYKRFLWNNRTVSLNGEAFFEVKHDESKPFSVNTGTLSVKVLGTSFVVTTKEKEKSVAVITGKVKVTATPTSQTVILEKKQAVHYVSNRLIKSDTANKNLLSWKTKSLSFENTPLQKAFQDIEDCYHIKIQVEGKISDSCTVTTNFKNESIKEILEEFRLLFGLSYTQKGNTVWVKNISCEK
- a CDS encoding TonB-dependent receptor; translated protein: MKSNSFINNGLIIICSFVFFFCAGSVQAQKTSLLEKKITIQIENDSIGAYITAIIAQGANLSLSNNKLHLGKKIKISKGTYKLGTLLNLLFATESVKFLERDDKIIIYTVSRAPSPFTISGFVYAGDSKEALPYATVRVLNTNIAVNCNDYGYYTLTLPENKYIINASYTGFTSQTDTILVNKTIKKNFNLEMGLSLAPVEIKSSKKPLNEISSIVDTQHVNTLPFLMGQSDPLKLLTLKPGTYGTSLNVRGGSSDQNLVLLDGVPIYNYNHFTSLLSIFDSQAIKQISFFKGGFPARYEGRLSSVIDVKTKDGDMQSYHGAANIGLLTGSAMIEGPIIKDKMSFMISARRSWIDALTKAIFDQDINFKYRMYDAYFKINYFINSSNRLYLGAYTGGDLIRVNFFSSEAPQLTWNNRTLSLRWNRVYNPRLFQNSVLMLSNYNNLFANEDEKGTRKFRITDIGIENNLNYHWSSFLNSAIGLRINMTYFSNNTIERDQLIKSLHFKTYWDNDITLSDKVRIKAGLHYATFLTKNKVYKSFQPRTSLVYKYNTSNSLFASYAIMEQFYHQIARNTYALPSDLRMPSTDLLPPEKAFIYEAGYEKTLDKGYIRLQFYQKKVSNILMYPPLYDASDQDKTESPLIGFGNSRGLELEFSKQFKKFDVQASYTLSKSTLRFPAINNGQTFNSPNDITHQIKGAVIWNINQSWVISTMFNYSSGVLISAPDSFSYNDKKDSYPVDPNQSNEISRPNNYRLPRNYNVDVGVSKTKKTKSGNQNRLYFGINNLIGQSPPFIIETSLSNGTFNLEQVRMFKYFPYVGYTYTFGTGKEKLN
- a CDS encoding helix-turn-helix domain-containing protein, coding for MSTLTKPNHIGRKISRIRELRDMKQEALAQALGTSQQAVSNIENSETLDDDKLLAVANALGVTVEAIKNFSDEAMISYFNTFNDSPNNNFGNHHCAFNPLDKVVELYERLLQAEKEKVEYLEKGQKGK